One segment of Penaeus vannamei isolate JL-2024 chromosome 3, ASM4276789v1, whole genome shotgun sequence DNA contains the following:
- the LOC138859702 gene encoding uncharacterized protein: protein MQMFGGRRRAEGRSAALAPRPTSPPSPLALARRPGNLPRPSPLPLLSSFALALTFHPRPSPFAPALTLHPCPSPYFAALAISHALCPCPLSPLSFALVLHLHPSPLPSPFTLLRCPGNLPCPLPLPSSFALALTFHPCPSPSSFALALHPRPSPSPFAPALTFHPRPSPSPSALALTLHPRLLLAPSPSLHDEYLSHHTQVP from the coding sequence ATGCAAATGTTTGGTGGGCGGCGCAGGGCTGAGGGACGCtccgccgccctcgcccctcgccctacttcgccgccctcgcccctcgccctagCTCGCCGCCCTGGCAATCTCCCACGCCCTTCGCCCTTGCCCTTGCTTTCGTCCTTCGCCCTTGCCCTCACCTTTCACCCTCGTCCTTCACCCTTCGCCCctgccctcacccttcacccttgtCCTTCACCCTACTTCGCCGCCCTGGCAATCTCCCACGCCCTTTGCCCTTGCCCTCTTTCACCCTTGTCCTTCGCTCtcgtccttcaccttcacccttcgcccctgccctcacccttcaccctacttCGCTGCCCTGGCAATCTCCCATGCCCTTTGCCCTTACCTTCGTCCTTCGCCCTTGCCCTCACCTTTCACCCTTGTCCTTCGCCCTCGTCCTTCGCCCTTGCCCTTCACCCtcgtccttcaccttcacccttcgCCCCTGCCCTCACCTTTCACCCTCGTCCTTCACCCTCGCCTTCCGCCCTtgccctcacccttcaccctcgccTGCTgctagctccctctccctctctgcatgaCGAATATTTATCGCATCACACACAGGTTCCATGA